From the Bacillus tuaregi genome, one window contains:
- a CDS encoding F0F1 ATP synthase subunit B — MLTNGLVLGSAAHAGFNSGDIVFQLVMFIILMALLKKFAWGPLMGIMKQREDHIAGEISAAEQSRVESKKLLEEQRDLLKQARSEAQELVENAKKQGDVQREEIITAARDEANRLKENAKLEINQQKEQAVAAIREQVASLSVLIASKVIEKQLNEKDQEKLINQYIQQIGEER, encoded by the coding sequence GTGTTAACAAACGGTCTAGTATTAGGTTCTGCAGCACACGCAGGCTTTAACAGCGGGGATATTGTATTCCAGCTAGTTATGTTCATTATATTAATGGCGTTATTGAAAAAATTCGCTTGGGGTCCGTTAATGGGAATCATGAAACAACGTGAAGACCATATCGCGGGTGAAATCAGTGCGGCTGAGCAAAGTCGTGTTGAATCCAAGAAGCTTTTAGAAGAACAACGTGATCTATTAAAGCAAGCGCGTTCTGAAGCGCAGGAGTTAGTAGAAAATGCGAAAAAGCAAGGCGATGTACAGCGTGAAGAAATTATCACGGCTGCACGTGATGAAGCCAACCGCTTGAAAGAAAATGCGAAGCTTGAGATCAACCAGCAGAAGGAGCAGGCAGTTGCGGCAATCCGCGAGCAAGTGGCTTCTTTATCTGTATTAATTGCTTCTAAGGTTATTGAAAAGCAATTAAATGAAAAAGATCAAGAGAAATTAATTAATCAATACATTCAACAGATAGGAGAAGAGCGATGA
- a CDS encoding F0F1 ATP synthase subunit delta — MSNSAVANRYAYALFQLAKEKKLLEPMEEELRVVREVVSGNTELNTVLKSPKVSKQAKEQLIKKAFTAVNPYVLNTLLILIDRHREDEMAQVADQFITLANEEKGIADATVVSTRLLTEEESKALSSTFAAKVGKKSLRIENKVDSNLLGGIKVRIGNRIFDGSLKGKLERLERQLLR; from the coding sequence ATGAGTAATTCAGCAGTAGCAAACCGCTATGCGTATGCTCTTTTCCAACTTGCAAAAGAAAAAAAACTTCTTGAACCAATGGAAGAAGAACTTCGTGTAGTGAGAGAAGTAGTAAGTGGGAATACGGAATTAAATACGGTCTTGAAATCACCTAAGGTTTCAAAACAGGCAAAAGAGCAGCTGATCAAGAAGGCATTCACAGCTGTAAATCCGTATGTGCTAAATACTCTATTAATTCTCATTGACCGCCATCGTGAAGATGAAATGGCACAAGTGGCTGATCAATTTATTACATTGGCAAATGAAGAAAAAGGAATTGCAGATGCAACGGTTGTATCGACTCGACTTTTAACAGAAGAGGAAAGCAAGGCCCTTTCTTCCACATTTGCCGCTAAAGTAGGTAAGAAATCTCTTCGTATTGAAAATAAAGTTGATTCCAATTTGCTCGGTGGTATTAAAGTCCGCATCGGAAACCGCATTTTCGACGGTAGCCTAAAAGGCAAGCTAGAGCGTTTGGAACGTCAATTGTTACGTTAA
- the atpA gene encoding F0F1 ATP synthase subunit alpha: MSIKAEEISALIKKQIENYQSEIQVSDVGTVIQVGDGIARAHGLDNVMAGELLEFSNGVMGLAQNLEENNVGIVILGPYQDIREGDEVRRTGRIMEVPVGEELIGRVVNPIGQPVDGLGPINTTKTRPIEYLAPGVMDRKSVHEPLQTGIKAIDALVPIGRGQRELIIGDRQTGKTSVAIDTILNQADQNMICIYVAIGQKESTVRGVVETLRKNGALDYTIVVTASASQPAPLLYLAPYAGVAMGEEFMLNGKHVLIVYDDLTKQASAYRELSLLLRRPPGREAYPGDVFYLHSRLLERAAKLSDAKGAGSITALPFIETQAGDVSAYIPTNVISITDGQIFLQSDLFFSGVRPAINAGLSVSRVGGSAQIKAMKKVAGTLRLDLASYRELEAFAQFGSDLDASTKAKLERGARTVEVLKQDLNKPIKVEKQVAILYALTRGFLDDIPVADIRRFEGDFYAWLDQNRKELLDHIATTKELPSDDDMASAINGFKKTFAVSE; the protein is encoded by the coding sequence ATGAGCATCAAAGCTGAAGAAATAAGCGCGCTGATAAAAAAGCAAATTGAAAATTATCAGTCTGAAATTCAAGTGAGTGATGTAGGTACGGTTATCCAAGTCGGAGACGGTATCGCCCGTGCTCATGGCCTCGACAATGTCATGGCTGGAGAGCTGCTTGAATTTTCAAACGGCGTTATGGGTTTGGCGCAAAACCTTGAGGAAAATAACGTCGGTATCGTTATCTTAGGACCATACCAGGATATCCGCGAAGGCGATGAAGTTCGCCGTACAGGACGCATCATGGAGGTTCCGGTTGGAGAAGAACTAATTGGTCGTGTTGTAAACCCAATCGGACAACCAGTTGATGGATTAGGTCCAATTAATACAACTAAAACTCGTCCAATCGAATATTTAGCACCAGGCGTAATGGATCGTAAATCCGTTCATGAGCCATTACAAACAGGTATTAAAGCGATTGACGCTCTTGTACCAATCGGCCGTGGTCAACGTGAGTTAATCATCGGTGACCGTCAAACAGGTAAAACATCTGTTGCGATTGATACCATCTTAAACCAAGCGGACCAAAACATGATTTGTATCTATGTTGCCATTGGTCAAAAAGAATCAACAGTCCGTGGGGTTGTTGAAACATTACGTAAAAACGGAGCATTAGATTATACAATCGTTGTTACGGCATCTGCGTCACAACCTGCTCCATTACTATATCTTGCACCATATGCCGGCGTTGCCATGGGTGAAGAATTCATGTTAAACGGTAAGCACGTTCTTATCGTATATGATGACTTAACAAAGCAAGCCTCTGCATATCGTGAGCTTTCATTATTACTTCGTCGTCCTCCAGGTCGTGAAGCGTATCCAGGGGATGTATTCTATCTGCACTCCAGACTACTTGAGCGTGCAGCGAAATTAAGTGATGCAAAGGGCGCTGGTTCAATCACAGCACTTCCATTCATCGAAACACAAGCAGGGGACGTTTCTGCTTATATTCCAACAAACGTTATCTCCATCACAGATGGACAAATCTTCTTGCAATCTGACTTATTCTTCTCAGGTGTACGTCCAGCGATTAACGCCGGTCTATCCGTATCCCGTGTTGGAGGATCTGCACAGATTAAGGCGATGAAGAAGGTTGCCGGTACATTACGTCTTGACCTTGCTTCATACCGTGAGCTTGAAGCGTTCGCGCAGTTCGGTTCAGACCTTGATGCTTCAACAAAAGCAAAGCTAGAGCGTGGTGCTCGTACGGTTGAAGTCTTAAAGCAAGACTTGAACAAGCCAATTAAAGTAGAAAAGCAGGTTGCCATTCTTTATGCGCTAACTCGTGGTTTCTTAGATGACATTCCAGTAGCAGATATCCGTCGCTTCGAGGGTGACTTCTATGCATGGTTAGATCAAAACCGTAAAGAATTACTAGATCATATTGCAACAACTAAAGAACTACCTTCTGACGATGATATGGCATCTGCGATTAATGGATTTAAAAAGACATTCGCAGTTTCTGAGTAA
- a CDS encoding F0F1 ATP synthase subunit gamma: MASLRDIQSRITSTKKMSQITKAMQMVSAAKMNRAEINARAFVPYMEKIQEVTTSVASGAKDSNHPMLKSRPVKKTGYIVITADRGLAGSYNSNILRQVHQTIKSRHKSNDEYAIIALGRVGRDFFKKRGMTVILDIVGLHDQPAFADIKDFTNKTVNMFADGTFDELYLYYSHYVNAIKYDVTEKKLLPFSDMGAESGKLTSYEFEPSAEEILEVLLPQYAESLIYGAVLDSKASEHAARMTAMKSATDNANDIIHSLSLSYNRARQAAITQEITEIVGGAAALE, translated from the coding sequence ATGGCATCTTTACGCGACATACAGTCACGTATCACATCGACTAAAAAGATGAGTCAAATTACAAAAGCGATGCAGATGGTATCTGCTGCAAAAATGAACCGTGCAGAAATCAATGCTAGAGCTTTTGTTCCTTATATGGAAAAGATTCAGGAGGTCACAACCTCTGTGGCATCTGGAGCAAAGGACTCGAATCATCCGATGCTGAAGTCACGTCCAGTTAAGAAGACAGGCTATATTGTCATCACAGCTGACCGTGGTTTAGCCGGATCATATAACAGTAATATTTTGCGCCAGGTCCACCAAACAATTAAAAGCCGTCACAAGTCCAATGATGAATATGCAATCATTGCACTTGGCCGTGTAGGACGCGACTTTTTCAAAAAGAGAGGCATGACTGTTATCCTCGATATCGTTGGTCTTCATGACCAGCCTGCTTTTGCAGATATTAAGGACTTTACAAATAAAACCGTCAACATGTTTGCAGATGGTACCTTTGATGAGCTGTACTTATACTACAGTCACTATGTCAATGCCATCAAATATGATGTAACGGAGAAAAAGCTCCTTCCATTCTCAGACATGGGTGCCGAATCTGGGAAGCTAACTTCCTATGAATTTGAGCCGTCTGCAGAGGAAATTCTGGAGGTATTGCTGCCGCAGTACGCGGAAAGCTTGATTTACGGTGCTGTACTTGATAGTAAAGCAAGTGAGCACGCAGCCCGTATGACAGCGATGAAGAGTGCAACGGATAACGCAAATGATATTATTCATAGCTTAAGCTTGAGCTACAACCGTGCACGTCAGGCTGCCATTACACAAGAAATTACAGAAATCGTAGGCGGAGCCGCCGCCCTCGAATAA
- the atpD gene encoding F0F1 ATP synthase subunit beta produces the protein MNKGRVVQVMGPVVDVKFQSGQLPELNNALTIATRNDNVEIKLTLEVALHLGDDTVRTIAMSSTDGLTRGVEAVDTGAPISVPVGNVTLGRVFNVLGEAIDLGDALPADARRDSIHREAPKFEELSTEVEILETGIKVVDLLAPYIKGGKIGLFGGAGVGKTVLIQELINNIAQEHSGISVFAGVGERTREGNDLFWEMTDSGVIKQTAMVFGQMNEPPGARMRVALTGLTMAEYFRDEQGQDVLLFIDNIFRFTQAGSEVSALLGRMPSAVGYQPTLATEMGRLQERITSTNKGSVTSIQAIYVPADDYTDPAPATTFAHLDATTNLERKLSEMGIYPAVDPLASTSRALSPEIVGEEHYDVARRVQSTLQKYRELQDIIAMLGMDELSDEDKLVVARARRIQNFLSQNFHVAEQFTGQPGSYVPVKETVSGFKEILDGKYDHLPEDAFRLVGRIEEVVERAKQMGVEV, from the coding sequence ATGAACAAAGGACGCGTTGTTCAAGTTATGGGTCCGGTTGTTGACGTGAAGTTCCAAAGCGGTCAGCTTCCAGAGCTCAATAACGCTTTGACAATCGCAACACGTAACGATAATGTTGAAATCAAGCTAACGCTTGAAGTTGCCCTTCACTTAGGTGACGATACAGTTCGTACGATTGCGATGTCTTCAACAGATGGACTAACACGTGGTGTTGAAGCTGTTGATACAGGTGCACCGATTTCTGTTCCTGTAGGTAACGTAACACTTGGTCGTGTATTTAATGTATTAGGAGAGGCAATCGACTTAGGAGATGCACTTCCTGCAGATGCCCGCCGCGACTCTATTCATAGAGAAGCGCCTAAATTCGAAGAGTTATCAACTGAAGTAGAAATTCTTGAAACTGGAATTAAAGTTGTAGACCTTCTTGCTCCATATATTAAAGGAGGAAAAATCGGTCTATTCGGTGGTGCCGGTGTAGGTAAAACGGTATTAATCCAGGAATTAATCAATAACATCGCGCAAGAGCACAGCGGTATCTCTGTATTCGCTGGTGTTGGTGAGCGTACTCGTGAAGGAAATGACCTTTTCTGGGAAATGACTGATTCAGGCGTTATCAAGCAAACGGCGATGGTATTCGGACAAATGAACGAGCCTCCTGGTGCACGTATGCGTGTTGCCTTGACTGGTTTGACAATGGCTGAATATTTCCGTGATGAGCAAGGACAAGACGTGTTATTGTTCATCGATAACATCTTCCGTTTCACACAAGCAGGTTCTGAAGTATCAGCGCTACTTGGCCGTATGCCATCTGCCGTTGGTTACCAGCCGACACTTGCTACGGAAATGGGACGTTTACAAGAGCGTATCACTTCAACTAACAAAGGTTCTGTTACATCTATCCAAGCGATCTATGTACCTGCCGATGACTATACTGACCCGGCTCCAGCTACAACGTTCGCTCACTTAGATGCAACAACAAACCTTGAGCGTAAGCTTTCTGAGATGGGTATCTACCCTGCGGTGGATCCACTTGCTTCAACTTCTCGTGCCTTGTCACCTGAAATTGTTGGCGAAGAGCACTATGATGTGGCTCGTAGAGTACAGTCTACTCTACAAAAATATCGTGAATTACAGGATATCATCGCGATGTTAGGTATGGATGAGCTTTCTGACGAAGATAAGCTTGTCGTAGCACGTGCGCGTCGTATCCAAAACTTCTTATCCCAAAACTTCCACGTTGCTGAGCAATTTACAGGACAACCAGGTTCATATGTTCCTGTAAAAGAAACAGTAAGTGGCTTCAAGGAAATCCTTGATGGTAAATACGATCACCTTCCAGAGGATGCATTCCGTCTAGTTGGTCGTATTGAAGAAGTAGTGGAAAGAGCAAAACAAATGGGTGTAGAGGTATAA
- a CDS encoding F0F1 ATP synthase subunit epsilon, with protein sequence MKTIKVSVVTPDGPVYESDVEMISTKAQSGELGILPGHIPMVAPLQIGSVRMKNGSNTEFVAVTGGLLEVRPDQVTILAQAAEASEQIDLDRALKAKERAEKRLNEVKQSNVDFKRAELALKRAINRINVSKKDL encoded by the coding sequence ATGAAGACGATCAAAGTCAGTGTTGTTACTCCCGACGGCCCGGTGTATGAGTCAGATGTAGAGATGATTAGTACAAAAGCTCAAAGTGGAGAGCTGGGAATTTTACCTGGCCATATCCCAATGGTAGCCCCATTACAAATCGGCTCCGTTCGTATGAAAAATGGGAGCAATACAGAATTCGTAGCCGTAACTGGCGGATTGCTAGAGGTTCGTCCAGATCAAGTAACGATTCTGGCCCAAGCTGCCGAAGCATCAGAACAAATCGATTTAGACCGCGCATTGAAAGCGAAGGAACGTGCGGAAAAGCGTCTAAACGAAGTTAAACAATCCAACGTCGACTTCAAGCGTGCCGAACTCGCGCTTAAGCGTGCGATTAACCGGATTAACGTATCAAAGAAAGATCTATAA
- a CDS encoding nuclease-related domain-containing protein: protein MDEHQERKIPLRLRQAEALLNRLPKSHPKVPELEKEIARRKKGYRGEKHVDYHLTFLPKEKFYTILKDKRLTIGQTSFQIDTLLISPQFLLIIDAKNYSGSLYIDRYSEQLRCTIGEVEQGYPNPISQLERQCQLLKEWLQKHFEAMPVEYMAAFHEGSGIFKTELMDKRVFDRVVFADNLIRKIQSYERLHNNKPSLDEKKIRKLKKLIVRHHQPVLTRILEQYGISTEELVKGVQCPNCARFGMEWISGSWRCSSCMITSKNAHTKAIEEFLLLNKSMTNSQCKEFLNILSSHASYRFIKPLKLPYNGNNKGRKYYFNLNKNSSLFIE, encoded by the coding sequence TTGGATGAGCACCAAGAAAGAAAGATTCCTTTACGTCTGAGGCAAGCGGAGGCCCTTTTGAACAGACTGCCGAAAAGCCACCCAAAGGTTCCTGAACTGGAAAAGGAAATCGCCAGACGCAAAAAGGGATACCGTGGTGAAAAGCATGTAGATTATCATCTTACTTTTTTACCAAAGGAAAAGTTTTATACCATTTTGAAGGATAAGCGTCTGACTATAGGACAAACCTCTTTTCAAATTGATACACTTCTAATCTCTCCACAATTTCTCCTCATTATCGATGCCAAAAATTACTCAGGTTCACTTTATATCGACCGTTATTCAGAACAGCTTAGATGTACAATTGGTGAAGTAGAACAGGGGTATCCCAATCCCATCTCACAGCTGGAGCGTCAATGTCAGCTCCTGAAGGAATGGCTTCAGAAGCATTTTGAAGCGATGCCTGTTGAATATATGGCTGCGTTTCATGAAGGTAGTGGAATTTTTAAAACGGAGCTCATGGATAAGCGCGTATTCGATCGGGTAGTGTTTGCTGATAACCTCATCAGGAAAATCCAGAGCTACGAAAGGCTCCACAATAATAAGCCATCATTAGATGAAAAGAAAATCCGTAAATTGAAGAAATTGATCGTTAGACATCATCAGCCTGTATTAACGAGAATACTTGAGCAATATGGTATTTCTACCGAGGAGCTAGTGAAGGGTGTCCAATGTCCGAACTGCGCGCGATTCGGCATGGAGTGGATTTCGGGAAGCTGGAGATGTTCAAGCTGTATGATAACCTCAAAAAACGCTCATACGAAAGCCATCGAAGAGTTTCTTCTATTGAATAAATCTATGACTAATTCACAATGTAAAGAATTTCTAAACATTTTATCCTCGCATGCATCGTACAGGTTCATCAAGCCTCTTAAATTACCTTACAATGGAAATAACAAGGGTCGAAAATACTATTTCAATTTAAACAAGAATAGTAGCTTGTTTATTGAATAA
- a CDS encoding NADH-quinone oxidoreductase subunit A codes for MDLLNIYQNNYLIVLIFLILGIILPIVALFFGKLLRPHKPETEKYTTYESGLEPYGDSRVQFNIAYYVFALMFVIFDVETVFLYPWAVAYEKLGIFALIEMLIFVVMLVIGLVYAWKKKVLKWN; via the coding sequence ATGGATTTACTGAATATTTACCAGAATAATTATTTAATAGTTCTTATTTTTCTCATTCTAGGAATAATCTTGCCGATAGTAGCGTTATTTTTTGGAAAGTTACTACGACCACATAAACCTGAGACGGAGAAATATACCACTTATGAAAGCGGACTTGAGCCTTATGGAGATTCACGGGTCCAGTTTAATATCGCGTATTATGTTTTTGCTCTCATGTTTGTCATTTTTGATGTTGAAACCGTGTTTTTGTACCCATGGGCAGTTGCCTATGAGAAACTCGGCATTTTTGCGTTAATTGAAATGCTGATTTTTGTTGTTATGCTAGTCATCGGGCTTGTATATGCTTGGAAAAAGAAGGTGTTAAAGTGGAATTAA
- a CDS encoding NuoB/complex I 20 kDa subunit family protein, which produces MEEIKRNVFLSTLDQVKGWARSSSMWPLTFGLACCAIEMMGTGGAHYDFDRFGVIFRASPRHSDVMIVAGTVTKKMAPILRRLYDQMPEPKWVIAMGSCAIAGGPYVKSYSVVKGVDQIVPVDVYIPGCPPNPAALIYGVNKLKEKIRYEAKTGKKVM; this is translated from the coding sequence ATGGAAGAAATCAAGAGAAACGTCTTTCTATCAACGCTTGACCAAGTAAAGGGCTGGGCAAGAAGCAGCTCGATGTGGCCATTAACGTTTGGTTTGGCCTGCTGTGCGATCGAAATGATGGGAACGGGCGGAGCGCACTATGACTTTGACCGTTTTGGCGTTATTTTCCGGGCATCACCACGCCATTCGGATGTCATGATTGTGGCTGGGACCGTAACGAAAAAAATGGCACCAATTTTGAGAAGACTGTACGATCAAATGCCGGAGCCGAAATGGGTAATCGCAATGGGGTCCTGTGCGATTGCAGGCGGACCATATGTGAAATCATATTCCGTTGTCAAAGGGGTCGACCAAATTGTCCCTGTTGATGTATACATACCAGGTTGCCCACCGAACCCGGCTGCACTCATTTACGGAGTTAATAAATTGAAGGAGAAAATCCGTTACGAGGCAAAAACCGGGAAGAAGGTGATGTAA
- a CDS encoding NADH-quinone oxidoreductase subunit C — protein sequence MSGEKDIEQLKKEAAAKAKAAAAAKAKAAAEAKLKAKEQAEAPKPSDEAAPADDLAKQKAAAAAKAKAAALAKAKAKEQTEAKAGGDEAAGDDLAKAKAAAAAKAKAAALAKAKAKQQAGDASSDDDAAKAKAKAAAVAKAKAAAAAKAKAKAAGGDAGDEKAKAIAAAKAKAAAVAAAKAKAAGAGKAAASEAVEEEKPSANQPYLDKYVKVIEEHIGKDAMEDSYINRLSKDIPTLVIRRQDYFKVAEYLKYNEQLSFDYVSELHGTDFQTHMEVYVSLYSYKNSQPIAIKVKLDRDQPEIESLVPLWAGANWPECEAYDLLGIHFKGHPDLHRIMLGEDWVGHPLRKDYEPYDVEV from the coding sequence ATGAGTGGAGAAAAGGATATCGAGCAACTGAAAAAGGAAGCAGCCGCGAAAGCGAAGGCCGCTGCGGCGGCAAAGGCCAAGGCTGCTGCTGAGGCGAAGCTGAAGGCTAAGGAGCAGGCTGAAGCGCCTAAGCCGTCTGATGAAGCGGCCCCAGCTGATGATTTAGCGAAGCAAAAAGCTGCCGCTGCAGCAAAGGCAAAGGCAGCCGCTCTAGCGAAGGCCAAGGCAAAGGAACAGACAGAGGCGAAAGCAGGGGGAGACGAAGCTGCGGGTGATGATTTAGCAAAGGCGAAAGCCGCCGCGGCCGCAAAAGCAAAAGCCGCTGCCCTGGCAAAAGCGAAAGCAAAGCAGCAGGCAGGGGACGCTAGCTCTGATGATGACGCTGCAAAAGCCAAGGCGAAAGCCGCTGCTGTTGCGAAGGCTAAGGCTGCTGCTGCCGCAAAAGCAAAAGCCAAAGCTGCTGGTGGAGATGCGGGTGATGAAAAAGCAAAGGCGATTGCTGCTGCAAAAGCCAAGGCCGCTGCTGTAGCTGCTGCGAAGGCCAAGGCTGCCGGAGCTGGAAAAGCTGCTGCAAGCGAGGCTGTTGAAGAGGAAAAGCCATCAGCAAATCAGCCTTATCTGGACAAATATGTCAAGGTGATTGAAGAGCATATTGGCAAAGACGCAATGGAAGATAGCTATATTAATAGATTATCAAAGGATATTCCGACTTTGGTCATTCGCAGACAGGACTATTTTAAAGTGGCGGAATATCTAAAATATAATGAACAGTTAAGCTTTGATTATGTATCAGAGCTACATGGCACGGATTTTCAAACCCATATGGAAGTATACGTAAGCTTATATTCTTATAAAAACTCGCAGCCGATTGCCATTAAGGTAAAGCTGGACCGAGATCAGCCTGAGATTGAGTCACTTGTACCTCTGTGGGCTGGTGCGAACTGGCCTGAATGTGAAGCATATGATTTATTGGGGATACACTTTAAGGGACACCCTGATCTCCATCGCATTATGCTGGGAGAGGATTGGGTAGGTCACCCTCTCCGTAAAGATTATGAGCCATATGATGTGGAGGTATAA
- a CDS encoding NADH-quinone oxidoreductase subunit D has protein sequence MLRTEEMLLNVGPQHPSTHGVFRIVLKIDGEIIKEAKPVIGYLHRGTEKLAENLQYTQIIPYTDRMDYVAAMTNNYVLCHAVETMMDLEIPERAEYLRVIAMELNRVASHLVWWGTYLLDIGATSPFIYAFRDREMILNLLNELSGGRMTFNYMRVGGVKWDAPDGWIDKVREFVPYMREQLKGYHQLVTGNEIFLNRVKGIGIITPEEALQYSLSGTNLRSTGIKWDLRKDEPYSIYDRFDFDVPVQTGGDCWARYQVRLAEIEETLKIIEQAVEQFPKDGPFMAKVPKIIKAPPGETYVRIESPRGEIGCYISSDGKKEPYRLKFRRPSFYNLQILPKLLVGENISNLIVILGAIDIILGEVDG, from the coding sequence ATGTTAAGAACGGAAGAAATGTTGTTAAATGTCGGACCTCAACACCCTAGTACACACGGCGTTTTCCGAATCGTTTTAAAAATAGATGGTGAGATCATTAAAGAAGCAAAGCCGGTCATCGGGTATTTGCATCGCGGAACGGAAAAGCTGGCAGAGAATCTGCAGTATACACAGATTATCCCTTATACAGACCGAATGGACTATGTCGCAGCCATGACGAATAACTATGTTCTCTGTCATGCGGTTGAAACCATGATGGACCTCGAGATTCCAGAGCGGGCTGAATACTTAAGGGTTATTGCGATGGAGCTGAATCGAGTCGCCAGCCACCTGGTTTGGTGGGGAACCTATTTGCTTGATATCGGGGCCACCAGCCCATTCATCTATGCCTTCCGAGACCGTGAAATGATCCTGAATTTATTAAATGAGCTTTCAGGCGGTCGGATGACGTTTAACTATATGCGTGTCGGCGGTGTTAAGTGGGATGCTCCGGACGGCTGGATTGACAAGGTGAGGGAATTTGTCCCTTATATGCGTGAACAATTGAAGGGCTATCACCAGCTTGTAACCGGAAATGAAATTTTCCTTAACCGGGTCAAGGGGATTGGCATTATTACGCCTGAGGAGGCACTGCAATATTCCTTAAGCGGTACCAATCTTCGCAGTACAGGGATTAAATGGGATTTGCGTAAGGATGAACCGTATTCGATTTATGACCGGTTTGATTTTGATGTCCCTGTCCAAACGGGCGGCGATTGCTGGGCACGCTATCAGGTGCGCTTGGCAGAAATAGAAGAAACCCTAAAGATTATTGAACAGGCGGTTGAGCAGTTTCCAAAGGACGGTCCGTTTATGGCGAAGGTGCCGAAAATCATTAAGGCGCCGCCTGGAGAAACCTATGTCCGAATTGAGTCTCCAAGGGGCGAAATCGGCTGCTATATTTCCAGTGATGGGAAAAAGGAACCATATCGCTTGAAGTTTAGACGTCCATCCTTCTATAACCTTCAAATTCTCCCTAAGCTATTGGTAGGGGAAAATATATCAAACTTAATCGTCATTCTTGGGGCGATTGATATTATCCTAGGGGAGGTTGATGGATAA
- the nuoH gene encoding NADH-quinone oxidoreductase subunit NuoH produces the protein MMAELLNSSPSLASFGIFFLLATLFLFVVLGYVTYVILAERKVLGFMQLRIGPNQLGGKWGLLQTAADVLKLLLKEDIIPKLADKPLYILAPVIAFAPSFMVIAVIPFTDNFYFADIGVGLLYYIAISGITVLGMVTAGWASNNKYALLGAMRGAAQMISYEIPLVMSAVGVILLSGSLNLTDIVNAQQNGWFMIVQPIGFILFFVAAVAELNRIPFDLPESESELVSGYHVDYSGFRFAFFMLTEYTYMFAMSALIVVLFLGGWLPLPFLGFIPGAVWFALKFSVVTFVLIWMRATFPRVRPDQLMEFAWKILLPIALANIFLTAIIKEIIKLF, from the coding sequence ATGATGGCCGAGCTCTTAAACTCAAGTCCGAGTCTTGCCAGCTTTGGGATTTTCTTTTTACTGGCTACCTTATTTTTATTTGTTGTCCTTGGGTATGTAACCTATGTCATCCTAGCAGAGCGTAAAGTGTTGGGATTTATGCAGCTCCGGATTGGTCCTAACCAGCTTGGAGGAAAATGGGGACTATTGCAGACGGCAGCAGATGTTTTGAAGCTTCTTTTAAAAGAAGATATTATTCCAAAGCTTGCGGATAAGCCGTTATATATATTGGCGCCGGTCATTGCCTTTGCGCCATCGTTTATGGTTATTGCGGTGATTCCATTTACGGATAACTTTTATTTTGCCGACATTGGCGTTGGGCTCCTTTATTACATTGCCATCTCAGGAATTACCGTGCTTGGTATGGTGACGGCCGGCTGGGCATCGAATAATAAATATGCTCTGCTTGGTGCGATGCGTGGGGCGGCACAGATGATTTCGTATGAAATCCCGCTCGTTATGTCCGCTGTAGGGGTCATTCTATTATCTGGCAGCTTAAATTTAACTGATATCGTGAATGCTCAGCAAAACGGCTGGTTTATGATTGTGCAGCCGATTGGCTTTATTCTGTTCTTTGTTGCGGCTGTAGCTGAACTAAACCGGATTCCGTTTGACCTTCCAGAATCCGAATCAGAGCTTGTATCAGGCTATCACGTTGATTACTCAGGCTTTCGATTTGCGTTCTTCATGTTAACGGAGTATACGTATATGTTCGCCATGTCTGCCCTTATTGTTGTTTTATTCTTAGGGGGCTGGCTGCCGCTTCCATTCCTGGGCTTTATCCCTGGTGCAGTCTGGTTCGCGTTGAAATTTAGTGTGGTGACATTTGTTCTAATCTGGATGCGTGCCACTTTCCCGCGTGTCCGTCCTGACCAGCTGATGGAATTTGCCTGGAAAATATTACTGCCAATCGCCTTGGCCAATATCTTCCTAACCGCAATCATAAAAGAAATCATCAAGCTATTCTAA